The following nucleotide sequence is from uncultured Draconibacterium sp..
ATCTGTTGAAACAGTGGTGTTAAGTAGCTTTGTGGTAAATTGATTGATTTAGATTGAGAAAGGCAAAAGTGGAAAGTTGAAAGGCAAAAGGAGGAATTAGGTGATTGAGTAAATGGATAATGGTTTTAGATATTGGGGTAGTTGGCAAATGTTAGCAACCTGATGCTTGTAGCTCGCGGCTACTTAAAAGGTATACACCAGTGCGAGTCCTTTTTGTCTGCCGGTCTTAAAAGGAAAAATATCGAGGTTTTTCAGGTGTTCACGATCCCATTTGTATTGGTGGGTGAGATAGATGAGTTCAGTGGAGATCATTCCTACTCCGGCACCTACCAGAACGTCGGAAGCCCAGTGGCTGCCTTTGGAAATACGCATGATTCCTACAGTGGTGGCACAGGCATACGCACCTACACTGTACCATGGACTTATTTCTCCGTATTCGCGGTGCATCCATTGCGCTGCTGCAAAAACAATGGCAGTATGCCCGGACGGCATAGACTTCGGTTCGCCGGTTGGGCGTTCTACATCTAAAATACTTTTCAGGCTTTTGGTAATGATAGTGGTAAGGACCATACTCTTGCCCAGTATGGCGGTTTGGTTGCCAATATTGTTTTTCCCCTTTATTCCCAAAGCGTTTAAGGAATAAACTGCAGCAATCGGAGCAAAACGTAAATAATCATCCAGGTTGCCGTTATAGTTAAAATGTTCCCAACGCCATTGGTTAATGTCATATTTCCAGTTGGAAAAATGCATGATCGTTCCGCCGGCAATCAAAATGGATGGAGCTATAAAGGGTTTAAAACCTCTTTGTTTATCGGCATAACGAAAATCGAGCCTGTGAATGGAATCGTTGTGAAATGTTAGATGTGGAGTGGTATGTTCTGTAAGAAGCGGAATCCGTTCCGGGTTTTTCCTGTCAGATGCCAGACCGTGCGTAGAGAATAGCAGAAATGTTGCTATCAGAATATTCGTTATGAGTGTTAAATGATTTTGCACGTGGCAAAAATAGGAAAAGGAATGAAAAGCCTTGAAGGAAAAAGTAAAAAGTGGAAAGGAAAAAGGGGAGAAGTACTGAGCATTGAGATGATGAGATTGAATGTAGATTGATGAAAGATAGATGGAGATTGAATTTGTGAATGGGCGAATGGGGAAATGCGTAAGAATAAAAAGGACAATGTCCATGAGATTGGTTGAGATTGGATTGGAGAGTGAGTGAGTGAGTGAATAATTGGGGAATTGGGAGAGGAGAGTAGAAGCCTGAGCAACTGGGACGGTGAGAGTTTGAAATTAGATTGATATGGATTGAAAAAAGATTGAATTGGTGAATGGGTAAATGAGTGAATGAGGAAACCGGGAAAGGAGGTTGGACGTAGAGCATTGAACACTTAGATGGAGAGAAATGGAAAAAGATTGATATAGATTGAAAAAACTAGTAGCTATAAGCTCGCGGCTCGAAGCCGGAAAATAAAAAAGCACTACCTCCAGAGACTGAAGATAATGCTTTAAAATCTATGGTGATTTTGCTTAAGCCAGTGTGGCAACCATAACGGCTTTTATGGTGTGCATGCGGTTTTCTGCTTCGTCGAATACCAGCGATGCCTTGCTTTCGAATACCTCTTCGGTGACTTCCATGGCTTCGAGTCCAAATTTTTGGTAGATCTGCTCGCCAATTTTTGTGTCGCGGTTATGAAAAGCCGGTAAACAATGCAGGAATTTTACATCAGGATTCCCGGTAAGTTCCATAGCCTTTTTATTAATCTGGTAGGGGAGCAGCAGTTTTATGCGTTCCTGCCATACTTCGTCGGGCTCACCCATCGACACCCATACATCGGTATACAGAAAATCACAGTCTTTTACTGCGGTGGCTACATTTTCGGTAATCGTAATCTTGCCGCCGGTTTGAGTTGTTATTTCGCGACATTTCGCCTGCAATTCTTCGGCGGGTTGACAGGCTAAGGGTGCAGCGGCTCTAAAATCCATTCCCAGTTTTGCTGCCCCAACCATTAGCGAGTTGCCCATATTGTTTCGTGCATCACCCAGGTAGCAAAATTTCACTTCCGAAAGCGGTTTGTGGCTGTGTTCTTTCATAGTCAGGAAATCAGCCAGAATTTGAGTCGGATGAAATTCATCGGTAAGACCATTCCAAACCGAAACTCCTGCATAAGTGCCCAGTTCTTCCACAATGTCCTGTCCAAAACCACGGTATTCAATTCCATCGTACATTCGTCCCAGTACACGTGCAGTGTCTTTCATGGTTTCTTTTTGTCCGATCTGTGAGCCTGTTGGTCCCAGGTAGGTAACCCTTGCCCCCTGGTCGTAAGCCGCCACTTCAAATGCACAGCGGGTGCGGGTAGAGGCTTTTTCAAAAATCAGTGCAATGTTTTTACCTAAAAGTTGCGGTTTCTCCGTGCCTTCGTATTTTGCCTTTTTTAAACTTGCCGCAAGATCGAGTAGTTGGGTTATTTCTTCGGGAGTAAAATCAAGTAGTTTGAGGAAATTCCTATTTTTCAGATTATTAGTCATGGTATTATTTGTTTTTAATAGTCATTAGTCATTAGTCACTGTCAATACTCTTTATATAGCACTAAGTAAATAAAGCGTTTCACAGAGAAGAAAAGTCTCAGTATCAGTCTCAGTTCTCAGTCTCAGTTGGTAATTATCAGTTTTTCAATTTAACAATCTCTTGTCAATTTTCCATTTAATCTCAATCAATCTTTTCTTCATCATCGTATTCCATGGTAATCTTCGAACCGTAACTTTTATCAGCCAGTTTGGTGGCTTCGGTGATGATACTTTTACTGCCGCCATTTTTTATAAAATCAAGGCAGGCTTTAATTTTAGGTTCCATTGTTCCTTCAGCAAATGTACCATTTTCGAGATGTTTTAGGGTGTCGGTATAATTTAAAAATTCCAGTTTTTGCTGCGTTTCCAGACCAAAGTCTTTGTAGATAAAAGGTACATCGGTAAGGATATATAATTCATCAGCATCAATGTTGGTGGCCAGCATACCTGATGCTCTGTCTTTGTCGATTACTGCATCAAGTGTGCGCACGTCGTTGTTCTCGTCGAAATAAACCGGAATGCCACCGCCGCCGGCAGCAATAACAATATTGCCGTTTTCGAGCAATTGCCTGATGATGTCTTTATTTAAAATGTCTACGGGCATGGGCGAGGGCACAACCCTTCGGTAGCCGTCTTTACTTTTTGATGTGGGTTTAAAAATCCAGCCTTTTTGTTGGGTCAGTCTGTCTGCTTCTGCTTTGCTGTATACTTTCCCGATTCGTTTCGATGGATTTTGAAAAGCCGGATCATTAGCATCGATTTCCACCAGTGTAACCATGGAAATTACATTTTTGTCGATACCGTGTTTGTTGAGTACGTTGCGCATCATCCGCTCGATCATAAAACCAATGCCTCCCTGCGAGTCGGCTACACAAATATTCAGTGGCATGGGGGCAATACCATAAAGCTGTTCGCCGGCGTCGTTACGCATTAAAATGTTACCTACCTGCGGCCCGTTGCCATGTGTAAGCACCAGCTCGTAACCTTCGCGGAGCAAAGGCACCAGGTTCTCCAGTGTGTCTGTTACATTTTTTTCCTGCTGAACGATGGTTCCTTCTTCGTTACCGCGCAGAATGGCGTTTCCGCCCAAAGCAACAACAGCTCGTTTCTTCATTGTTCGAATTAGTTAGTGCCCTGAAAAAAGATCAGGCGCCTAACAAACATAGAAAAACAAAGCATAAAAAGAAATGTGTTAGCGCTTGGTTTTGTGTCGGTTGTGCTATTTTAAAACAGCTTTTTTCGATTGATTTATTAATTCGGAAAACAGGTGATGCACTTTCTTACGATTTGCAAGAAAATGAGTGAAATTTGTTAACACTTTTTTCTTGAAATGATTGCAGGAATTAGCAGGCAGGCATAACTTCTACCTAACCTAAAAGATTCGAGAAATCTTTCACACGAAGTGTTGACGATTGAAAATCTGCACGATACATGCTTTCAAAAAATATATTTATGATTTTCAATGTCAAGGTTAGCCCTGACAAATAATTGTATCTCAATTATTTCGTCAGCCCTGCGGGTAATTAATTCATTTTTATGAATTAATCAGGCTAAGTTTTTTTAGTTAAATTTGCGGACAATTTAACCCACATTATTCTGTTTGTTGAAGAGTAATGTTCCTTTTTGACGGTTAAAGTAGATTTTGTTGAATGATTTTTGGGATCACAAAAATTGAAATGAAACTTAATCGTTATATTGGAAACTTGTTGTGAATAAAAATTCGGATTAAAAATAACTCCATGGCATTTAGAGCGAAGAAAAAGCCAGCAAAATCGAAAAATAAACGTACCACAAAAAAGCGTACACCCCTTGTTAACAGAGAAAAACTGTATTTTCTGTTTGGGTTGTTCGTTCTGCTAATGGCAGCATATCTGCTAATTTCCTTTGTATCGTTTTTATTTTACGGTGCAGCCGATCAAAGTATAATGGACTCGGGCTGGCGTGAATTCCTTTTCAATACTGAGGTGAAAGCCCAGAATAAAGGAATGAAACTGGGTGCCTATCTGTCGGAAGTTATTATGAACCGCGGATTCGGACTGGCGTCGTTTGGTTTGGTTTACCTAATGGCCATCAGCGGCGCACGGATTTTAGGGCGTAAAACAGGAAATTTTCTCAAAAGTGTTTGGTACAGTGTTATCTGCATTATTTGGTTTTCGGTGGCGCTGGGGTTGTTTTTTAATAAAACCAATGCCGGATCGGCTATCTATTGGGGCGGACATTACGGTTTCGTGCTCAGTAACTGGCTTCGCTCGTTGATTGGAATTGTGGGACTTGTGTTTCTGTTGTTCATTTCCGGACTGGCGATTATCGTTGTACGTTTCGACGGTGCTTTTGACATGCTGAAAGGGGTATTAAAAAGAAACGCAAAAGAGGCGGAGCTTGACGAAACGGAGCATGAGGATAAAGATGAAGTTACGACCGACGTTCCGGGCGTGGAAGTTGAAGAGTCGATAACAAAAATAATAGAAGACGACGATGATGTGGTGAAAGCCATTTTTGAGTCGGATAATGAAGATGACCTTTCCCTGATAGAGCCGGAGGTTGAAATCGACGACCATATTGATGGGAAAGAACCGGAAAAGGAAAGTGGGGATGACATTGAGGTGATTCCGGAAAAAAAAGAGGATGATCTGGATTTAACGGTTGCGCCAAAATTGGAGGAAGAAGAGTCGGATGGCACGTTGCCGGAGGAACTGGAAGATTATGATCCAACCCTGGATTTGGCGAGTTACAAGTTCCCGTCACTCGATCAGCTGGAAGATCATCAATTTGGAAATGCTGAAGTAAAGAATGAAGAGCTGGTAGCCAACAAGAATAAAATTGTTGAAACACTGCGTCATTATAAGATCGAAATAACAAAGATCAGAGCCACAATTGGTCCAACAATTACTCTTTACGAAATTGTTCCGGCACCGGGCGTACGAATCTCGAAGATTAAAAACCTCGAAGATGATATCGCTTTGAGTCTGGCGGCTTTGGGAATTCGTATTATAGCACCAATTCCGGGGCGCGGTACCATTGGTATTGAAGTGCCAAATCAGAATCCGGAAACGGTATCGATGCATTCCATTGTGCGCTCAAAGCGTTTTCAGGAAAGTAAGGCCGAACTGCCGGTGGCGCTGGGGAAAACCATTTCGAATGAAACGTTTATGTTCGACCTGGTAAAAATGCCTCACATTCTTGTTGCCGGAGCTACCGGACAGGGTAAATCGGTCGGTATAAACGTGATCATTACGTCGTTGCTTTATAAGAAGCACCCGTCGCAGCTGAAGTTTGTTTTTATCGACCCGAAAAAAGTGGAGCTGAATATTTATTCGGTGCTTGAAAAACACTATCTGGCAAAACTACCCGATGCGGAAGAACCTGTGATCACTGATATTCAGAAAGTGAAAAATACGCTGAATTCGATTAACGTGGAGATGGATGCACGTTACGATCTGTTAAAAGCTGCCCAGGCACGTAATATAAAGGAATATAATAAGAAATTTATATCGCGCCGACTGAATCCGGAAAAAGGACACCGGTTTATGCCATACGTTGTGGTGATTATTGATGAGTTTGCCGACCTGATTATGACTGCCGGAAAAGAGATTGAATTGCCGATTGCAAGGATCGCTCAGCTGGCAAGGGCTGTTGGTATTCATATGATCATTGCGACACAGCGCCCGTCGACCAATATTATTACCGGTGTTATTAAGGCTAACTTCCCGGCGCGTATTGCGTTTAAAGTAGCGTCGATGATCGACTCGCGTACCATTCTCGATTCGCCGGGCGCGAACCAGCTTATCGGACGCGGAGATATGCTAATTTCGCAGGGAAGTGAAATGACACGTGTACAATGTGCTTTTGTTGACACACCTGAAGTAGAACGTATTGTTGAATTTATTGGTGATCAACGCGGATATCCAACGGCATTTTTATTGCCTGAATATGCCGGAGACGAGGACCCCGGACCGGGACAAGTGGATCTGCGGAACCGCGACGAGTTATTTGACGATGCGGCACGCGTGGTGGTAATGAACCAAATGGGATCGACATCGATGATACAGCGAAAATTCTCGATTGGGTATAACCGTGCGGGTCGATTAATGGATCAATTGGAAGCTGCAGGTATAGTTGGCCCAAGTGACGGAAGTAAAGCGCGACAGGTTTTGTTGCAGGATGAATACAGTTTGGAACAGTTATTGAATGGTTTGTAGAATTAATTTTTGAGGGTGATACGGGAACGAGATTTACACCTTGGGGAGAAAAGATCGTAGCGTATTCATTTTCTGACACAGGAATAGTACAATAGTAAAATGATGAAAAGGATAGTATTGATGGTTGCACTTGTTATGGTAGCAACTTTAGGATGGTCGCAGAGCGATGCAAAGGCCAAAAAAATTCTGGATGAGGTAAGTGCCAAAACAAAAGAGATCGCATCAATGTCGGCCAGTTTTGTTTTCACAATGGTGAATGATGAAATGGATATTGACGAAACCAATGCCGGTACCATAAAAATTAAAGGTCAGAAATATTGTGTGCAACTGCCCGATTTGGGAGTTGAAGTATTTTCAAATGGCGAAACAATCTGGAATTACATGAGAGATGGTAATCAGGTTACCATTTCGAATATTGATGATGACAGCAGTGAGTTAATGGATCCTTCGTCGTTGTTCAGTATCTACGAGCGCGGTTTTCGGTCCGAGTTTGTAGATGAAAAAACAGAAGGTGGTAAAACGCTTTATCATATCAATCTTTTTCCTGATTCGGACACTTATGATGTAACAATGATTGAGGTGGCTATCGACAAGGCTGAAATGATGATTCACTCGGCAACATTGCACAGCACCGATGGAAACCTCTATGGAATTCTGGTAAAAGAAATGGATACCAATGCCGGTTTTGATGATTCGGAATTTGTTTTTAATGCTGCTAACTACAATGATGTAGAAGTTATTGACTTCCGGTAGGTCGTTTTATATAAAAGAAAAAGCCTTGTTTCAGTGAAGAAGCAAGGCTTTTTTTATGGAGTATATCAAACGATCAATAATCCTGCATCCAAAATAGAGACAAAAAGATAGAACGGATTTTTGATTAAGGATAAATGGGAGATAGGAAAAAGCTGCGATTGGCAGTTAGGTGATTTTACTATTAAGAATTAAAGATTTTACCGCAGAGTTACACCGAGAAGTAACAGAGTTACGCCGGGAATTGGATAAATGTTTATGAACTGCAATTTTACAATTTATCAGTTAAACAATTCTATTGTATCCAGCATCCAGTTATACGAAATGAATTGAAAACCGGCCACAGCCAAATCCCGACCACAAGCATCGGGGCATCCGGTATCCCGGTTTAAACCAAAAAAAAAGCCTTGTTCCAGTAAAGAAGCAAGGCTTTTTTATCGCGTAAAATCGTTGTTAACTTAATTCTTTTGGTTTCATGAATAACCTGTCGGCAGTTGATATTTCGATGAACGATGCACCTGCATCTTCGCCAAAACGACCACCTACATAAATCACCAGATCATCCATGTTAATTGTTCCCTGGTTAACCAGCTCCTGAACAGCGGCTTTCTGGATTTTCATCTTGTTCTTTTTCGTTTCAAGGAACGAAGGGTGAACACCAAATGAAAGTGCCAGTTGGCGCATTACACGATGTGAGTGACATTTTACAAAAACCGGGTAAAACGGACGGTACGACGAAAGGTAACGAGCTGTTTTTCCTGTTGTGGTTGATGTAATAATCGCATCGGGTTTTAATTCGCGTGCAGCACGAATAGCCGATTGGGCCAGGTAGGCCGGAATGTCTGCTTTAAGCGGAACAGCCAACTCGCGGCGGTCGCGGTCAGGTTCAACCTCCTGAGCAATTTTATCCATCGCTTTTACGGCTTCAACAGGATATTTTCCATATGCAGTTTCGCCACTTAGCATTATTGCATCGGTTCCCATGTAAATAGCACTTGCTACGTCACTTACCTCGGCACGTGTCGGTCTTGGGTGCTCAATCATGGTGTGCAGCATTTGTGTGGCAATGATAACCGGTTTTTGGAACAATATTGCACGACGAACCAGATTTCGTTGAATTGATGGGATTTTCGATTCCGGTAGTTCAATACCCAAATCGCCACGTGCTACCATAATACCATAAGCGTGTTCCAATATCTCGTCGATATTCTCAACACCCTCCATGTTCTCAATTTTGGCAATAATTTTAATCGGGCTGTTGTGTTCATCCAGAATCTTCTGAACATCATTCACATCTTCTTTATGGCGAACAAACGAGTGCGCAATAAAATCGAGATCGTTCTCAGCAGCAAAGCGAATAAATTCTACGTCGCGTTCAGTCAGCGATGGTAATTTAATCTCTACTCCCGGTACGTTGATACTCTTACGTTTTTTAATAACACCCGAGTTGCAAACTCTACACAATAAATACTGAATATGTTTTTCAACTACTTCAAATTCCGTTTCGCCGTCGTCAACAAGAATTTTGTTACCAACATTCAGGTCGTTAACAAAACCTTTGTAGTTCACACAAATGTTTTTTACATCATCCAGTACTCCGGTAGAGTATGAAAGTGTAACCAGTTCTCCTTCCTTAACTTCTGTGTCCGAAAGAGTTTGACATGTTCTTATTTCTGGGCCTTTCGTGTCAACAAGAATTGCAATTTTGTCTGATACCGCGCGAATATTATCAACCATAACTTTCCCGCTTTCGGGAGTAATATGGGCGGTGTTAATACGGGCTACATTCAGTCCTGCATTATAAAGTGACTGTATAAAATCTACATCACATCTTTGATCTGAGATCGTTGCAACAATTTTGGTCTGTCTCATTATTTCTAAATTTTAAGCGCGCAAAACTACAATAAAACCCGATTTAACGGTTAAATTAAATTTAATCATTGATTAAATTTAATAGAGAGTATAGATTAAGTTTCAATTTACGAAACTTTGAATTGCCAATCGATACGATTCAAGGCCAAATCCCATAATACATCCTTTACATACCGGGCCAATTATTGATTTATGTCTGAAATCTTCGCGCGTAAGTGTATTTGAAATATGCACCTCAACAACAGGCGTTTGTATTCCCGCAATGGCATCGCGAATGGCCACCGAGGTATGTGTATAGGCTCCGGCATTTATGATTATCCCATCGTAACTAAAACCATGCTCGTGTAACGAATTTATGAGTTCTCCCTCTACGTTCGACTGAAAATAGGTGAGGTCTGTATCGGCGAAATCCTGTTTCAATTGTTCATAATAACTTTTAAAACTTTCTGTTCCATAAATCGACTTCTCCCTTACTCCAAGTAGGTTTAAATTGGGTCCATTGATAATCAAGAGCTTCATTATTTCAATTTTAATATATTTTATAGTAACTTTATTCAAAATGCAACGTAATATTTTTTTGTTATAATAGTTCATCGCTTAGATAAACATACGTAGCACAATATAAACAGACATAAAAGTAACCTTAATTTGCAATATTATGAAATGGGAGGAATGTAAAAAGGGATATGAAAATTACTTGAAGTTGGAGAAATCATTATCGCAGAACTCAATAGCTGCATATATTAATGATATTAATAAGCTTGAGAATTTT
It contains:
- a CDS encoding phosphatase PAP2 family protein, whose amino-acid sequence is MQNHLTLITNILIATFLLFSTHGLASDRKNPERIPLLTEHTTPHLTFHNDSIHRLDFRYADKQRGFKPFIAPSILIAGGTIMHFSNWKYDINQWRWEHFNYNGNLDDYLRFAPIAAVYSLNALGIKGKNNIGNQTAILGKSMVLTTIITKSLKSILDVERPTGEPKSMPSGHTAIVFAAAQWMHREYGEISPWYSVGAYACATTVGIMRISKGSHWASDVLVGAGVGMISTELIYLTHQYKWDREHLKNLDIFPFKTGRQKGLALVYTF
- the argF gene encoding ornithine carbamoyltransferase; its protein translation is MTNNLKNRNFLKLLDFTPEEITQLLDLAASLKKAKYEGTEKPQLLGKNIALIFEKASTRTRCAFEVAAYDQGARVTYLGPTGSQIGQKETMKDTARVLGRMYDGIEYRGFGQDIVEELGTYAGVSVWNGLTDEFHPTQILADFLTMKEHSHKPLSEVKFCYLGDARNNMGNSLMVGAAKLGMDFRAAAPLACQPAEELQAKCREITTQTGGKITITENVATAVKDCDFLYTDVWVSMGEPDEVWQERIKLLLPYQINKKAMELTGNPDVKFLHCLPAFHNRDTKIGEQIYQKFGLEAMEVTEEVFESKASLVFDEAENRMHTIKAVMVATLA
- a CDS encoding carbamate kinase, which gives rise to MKKRAVVALGGNAILRGNEEGTIVQQEKNVTDTLENLVPLLREGYELVLTHGNGPQVGNILMRNDAGEQLYGIAPMPLNICVADSQGGIGFMIERMMRNVLNKHGIDKNVISMVTLVEIDANDPAFQNPSKRIGKVYSKAEADRLTQQKGWIFKPTSKSKDGYRRVVPSPMPVDILNKDIIRQLLENGNIVIAAGGGGIPVYFDENNDVRTLDAVIDKDRASGMLATNIDADELYILTDVPFIYKDFGLETQQKLEFLNYTDTLKHLENGTFAEGTMEPKIKACLDFIKNGGSKSIITEATKLADKSYGSKITMEYDDEEKID
- a CDS encoding DNA translocase FtsK 4TM domain-containing protein encodes the protein MAFRAKKKPAKSKNKRTTKKRTPLVNREKLYFLFGLFVLLMAAYLLISFVSFLFYGAADQSIMDSGWREFLFNTEVKAQNKGMKLGAYLSEVIMNRGFGLASFGLVYLMAISGARILGRKTGNFLKSVWYSVICIIWFSVALGLFFNKTNAGSAIYWGGHYGFVLSNWLRSLIGIVGLVFLLFISGLAIIVVRFDGAFDMLKGVLKRNAKEAELDETEHEDKDEVTTDVPGVEVEESITKIIEDDDDVVKAIFESDNEDDLSLIEPEVEIDDHIDGKEPEKESGDDIEVIPEKKEDDLDLTVAPKLEEEESDGTLPEELEDYDPTLDLASYKFPSLDQLEDHQFGNAEVKNEELVANKNKIVETLRHYKIEITKIRATIGPTITLYEIVPAPGVRISKIKNLEDDIALSLAALGIRIIAPIPGRGTIGIEVPNQNPETVSMHSIVRSKRFQESKAELPVALGKTISNETFMFDLVKMPHILVAGATGQGKSVGINVIITSLLYKKHPSQLKFVFIDPKKVELNIYSVLEKHYLAKLPDAEEPVITDIQKVKNTLNSINVEMDARYDLLKAAQARNIKEYNKKFISRRLNPEKGHRFMPYVVVIIDEFADLIMTAGKEIELPIARIAQLARAVGIHMIIATQRPSTNIITGVIKANFPARIAFKVASMIDSRTILDSPGANQLIGRGDMLISQGSEMTRVQCAFVDTPEVERIVEFIGDQRGYPTAFLLPEYAGDEDPGPGQVDLRNRDELFDDAARVVVMNQMGSTSMIQRKFSIGYNRAGRLMDQLEAAGIVGPSDGSKARQVLLQDEYSLEQLLNGL
- a CDS encoding outer membrane lipoprotein carrier protein LolA, producing MKRIVLMVALVMVATLGWSQSDAKAKKILDEVSAKTKEIASMSASFVFTMVNDEMDIDETNAGTIKIKGQKYCVQLPDLGVEVFSNGETIWNYMRDGNQVTISNIDDDSSELMDPSSLFSIYERGFRSEFVDEKTEGGKTLYHINLFPDSDTYDVTMIEVAIDKAEMMIHSATLHSTDGNLYGILVKEMDTNAGFDDSEFVFNAANYNDVEVIDFR
- the pyk gene encoding pyruvate kinase; translation: MRQTKIVATISDQRCDVDFIQSLYNAGLNVARINTAHITPESGKVMVDNIRAVSDKIAILVDTKGPEIRTCQTLSDTEVKEGELVTLSYSTGVLDDVKNICVNYKGFVNDLNVGNKILVDDGETEFEVVEKHIQYLLCRVCNSGVIKKRKSINVPGVEIKLPSLTERDVEFIRFAAENDLDFIAHSFVRHKEDVNDVQKILDEHNSPIKIIAKIENMEGVENIDEILEHAYGIMVARGDLGIELPESKIPSIQRNLVRRAILFQKPVIIATQMLHTMIEHPRPTRAEVSDVASAIYMGTDAIMLSGETAYGKYPVEAVKAMDKIAQEVEPDRDRRELAVPLKADIPAYLAQSAIRAARELKPDAIITSTTTGKTARYLSSYRPFYPVFVKCHSHRVMRQLALSFGVHPSFLETKKNKMKIQKAAVQELVNQGTINMDDLVIYVGGRFGEDAGASFIEISTADRLFMKPKELS
- the aroQ gene encoding type II 3-dehydroquinate dehydratase — encoded protein: MKLLIINGPNLNLLGVREKSIYGTESFKSYYEQLKQDFADTDLTYFQSNVEGELINSLHEHGFSYDGIIINAGAYTHTSVAIRDAIAGIQTPVVEVHISNTLTREDFRHKSIIGPVCKGCIMGFGLESYRLAIQSFVN